Proteins encoded by one window of Lathamus discolor isolate bLatDis1 unplaced genomic scaffold, bLatDis1.hap1 Scaffold_144, whole genome shotgun sequence:
- the SIRT2 gene encoding NAD-dependent protein deacetylase sirtuin-2 isoform X1 yields MEGRSANQQCPAVHAGRCGCKNDGEALSQSALPARCMPGGVAVSTMEGRSAIQRCPRGARREVWRGLAPLPMAEADGAGGGRCQRRGLGAEAERDAESPVGSRSIPAAALAAPSPPPLSSDPPGAVPQGSDPGASGDSDMELLRSLLSRTLGLGGEKPEKVLEELTLEGVSRFLQSQRCRNVVCMVGAGISTAAGIPDFRSPGTGLYSNLQGYDLPYPEAIFEITFFKEHPEPFFALARELYPGQFKPTLCHYFMRLLQDKGLLLRCYTQNIDTLERVAGLEPERLVEAHGSFFTSHCLRPGCRRQYGLPWMRERIFSSLVPKCEQCQGLVKPDIVFFGESLPSRFFTLLQSDFQQVDLLIIMGTSLQVQPFASLVSRVPINTPRLLINKEKTGQSDPLMSLMGFGCGMDFDSDKAYRDVAWLGECDKGCLELAELLGWKKELEELVRKEHAAIDAKATQGDKGKAVGGSQDPPPPSGDGTETPPH; encoded by the exons ATGGAGGGGCGCTCAGCCAATCAGCAGTGCCCCGCGGTGCACGCCGGGAGGTGTGGCTGTAAGAACGATGGAGAGGCGCTCAGCCAATCAGCGCTGCCCGCGCGGTGCATGCCGGGAGGTGTGGCCGTAAGTACGATGGAGGGGCGCTCAGCCATTCAGCGCTGCCCGCGCGGTGCACGCCGGGAGGTGTGGCGGGGCCTGGCGCCGCTGCCCATGGCCGAAGCGGACGGTGCCGGGGGGGGCCGGTGCCAGCGGCGGGGCCTTGGGGCCGAGGCCGAGCGGGACGCGGAGTCACCGGTAGGCTCCCGGTCGATCCCAGCCGCTGCCCTCGCGGCGCCCTCCCCGCCGCCGTTGTCCTCTGACCCCCCTGGCGCTGTCCCGCAGGGCTCCGACCCCGGCGCTTCGGGGGACTCTGACA TGGAGCTGCTGCGGAGCCTCCTGTCCCGGACGCTGGGGCTGGGCGGGGAGAAGCCCGAGaaggtgctggaggagctgaCGTTGGAGGGAGTGAGCCGCTTCCTGCAGAGCCAGAGAT GCAGGAATGTCGTGTGCATGGTGGGCGCTGGGATTTCCACTG CCGCAGGGATCCCGGACTTCCGCTCGCCCGGCACCGGCCTTTACTCGAACCTGCAGGGCTATGACCTGCCCTACCCCGAGGCCATCTTCGAGATCACCTTCTTCAAG GAGCACCCTGAGCCTTTCTTTGCTCTGGCACGGGAGCTCTACCCGGGGCAGTTCAAG CCCACGCTGTGCCACTACTTCATGCGCCTGCTGCAAGACAaggggctgctgctgcgctGCTACACACAG aaCATCGACACGCTGGAGAgggtggcagggctggagcccgAGCGCCTCGTGGAGGCTCACGGCTCCTTCTTTACCTCCCACTGCCTGCGCCCGGGCTGCCGGCGCCAGTACGGGCTGCCCTGGATGAGGG AGCGCATCTTTTCCTCGCTGGTGCCCAAGTGTGAGCAGTGCCAGGGCCTGGTGAAACCTG ACATTGTGTTCTTCGGGGAGAGCCTCCCCTCGCGCTTCTTCACCCTCCTGCAGTCG gACTTCCAGCAGGTCGATCTGCTCATCATCATGGGCACCTCGCTGCAGGTCCAGCCCTTCGCCTCCCTTGTCAGCAG GGTCCCCATCAACACCCCCCGGCTCCTCATCAACAAGGAAAAGACCGGACAG AGTGACCCCCTTATGTCCCTCATGGGCTTTGGCTGTGGCATGGACTTTGATTCAGACAAGGCTTATAG GGACGTGGCTTGGCTGGGGGAGTGTGACAAGGGGTGCCTGGAGCTGGCGGAGCTGCTGGGATGGAAG aaggagctggaggagctggtgagGAAGGAACACGCTGCCATCGATGCCAAAGCCACCCAGGGGGACAAAGGCAAGGCCGTGGGGGGCAGCCAggacccccccccaccatctGGGGACGGCACTGAGACCCCCCCTCATTGA
- the SIRT2 gene encoding NAD-dependent protein deacetylase sirtuin-2 isoform X4 — protein sequence MEGRSANQQCPAVHAGRCGCKNDGEALSQSALPARCMPGGVAVSTMEGRSAIQRCPRGARREVWRGLAPLPMAEADGAGGGRCQRRGLGAEAERDAESPVGSRSIPAAALAAPSPPPLSSDPPGAVPQGSDPGASGDSDSRNVVCMVGAGISTAAGIPDFRSPGTGLYSNLQGYDLPYPEAIFEITFFKEHPEPFFALARELYPGQFKPTLCHYFMRLLQDKGLLLRCYTQNIDTLERVAGLEPERLVEAHGSFFTSHCLRPGCRRQYGLPWMRERIFSSLVPKCEQCQGLVKPDIVFFGESLPSRFFTLLQSDFQQVDLLIIMGTSLQVQPFASLVSRVPINTPRLLINKEKTGQSDPLMSLMGFGCGMDFDSDKAYRDVAWLGECDKGCLELAELLGWKKELEELVRKEHAAIDAKATQGDKGKAVGGSQDPPPPSGDGTETPPH from the exons ATGGAGGGGCGCTCAGCCAATCAGCAGTGCCCCGCGGTGCACGCCGGGAGGTGTGGCTGTAAGAACGATGGAGAGGCGCTCAGCCAATCAGCGCTGCCCGCGCGGTGCATGCCGGGAGGTGTGGCCGTAAGTACGATGGAGGGGCGCTCAGCCATTCAGCGCTGCCCGCGCGGTGCACGCCGGGAGGTGTGGCGGGGCCTGGCGCCGCTGCCCATGGCCGAAGCGGACGGTGCCGGGGGGGGCCGGTGCCAGCGGCGGGGCCTTGGGGCCGAGGCCGAGCGGGACGCGGAGTCACCGGTAGGCTCCCGGTCGATCCCAGCCGCTGCCCTCGCGGCGCCCTCCCCGCCGCCGTTGTCCTCTGACCCCCCTGGCGCTGTCCCGCAGGGCTCCGACCCCGGCGCTTCGGGGGACTCTGACA GCAGGAATGTCGTGTGCATGGTGGGCGCTGGGATTTCCACTG CCGCAGGGATCCCGGACTTCCGCTCGCCCGGCACCGGCCTTTACTCGAACCTGCAGGGCTATGACCTGCCCTACCCCGAGGCCATCTTCGAGATCACCTTCTTCAAG GAGCACCCTGAGCCTTTCTTTGCTCTGGCACGGGAGCTCTACCCGGGGCAGTTCAAG CCCACGCTGTGCCACTACTTCATGCGCCTGCTGCAAGACAaggggctgctgctgcgctGCTACACACAG aaCATCGACACGCTGGAGAgggtggcagggctggagcccgAGCGCCTCGTGGAGGCTCACGGCTCCTTCTTTACCTCCCACTGCCTGCGCCCGGGCTGCCGGCGCCAGTACGGGCTGCCCTGGATGAGGG AGCGCATCTTTTCCTCGCTGGTGCCCAAGTGTGAGCAGTGCCAGGGCCTGGTGAAACCTG ACATTGTGTTCTTCGGGGAGAGCCTCCCCTCGCGCTTCTTCACCCTCCTGCAGTCG gACTTCCAGCAGGTCGATCTGCTCATCATCATGGGCACCTCGCTGCAGGTCCAGCCCTTCGCCTCCCTTGTCAGCAG GGTCCCCATCAACACCCCCCGGCTCCTCATCAACAAGGAAAAGACCGGACAG AGTGACCCCCTTATGTCCCTCATGGGCTTTGGCTGTGGCATGGACTTTGATTCAGACAAGGCTTATAG GGACGTGGCTTGGCTGGGGGAGTGTGACAAGGGGTGCCTGGAGCTGGCGGAGCTGCTGGGATGGAAG aaggagctggaggagctggtgagGAAGGAACACGCTGCCATCGATGCCAAAGCCACCCAGGGGGACAAAGGCAAGGCCGTGGGGGGCAGCCAggacccccccccaccatctGGGGACGGCACTGAGACCCCCCCTCATTGA
- the SIRT2 gene encoding NAD-dependent protein deacetylase sirtuin-2 isoform X5 — protein sequence MEGRSANQQCPAVHAGRCGCKNDGEALSQSALPARCMPGGVAVSTMEGRSAIQRCPRGARREVWRGLAPLPMAEADGAGGGRCQRRGLGAEAERDAESPGSDPGASGDSDSRNVVCMVGAGISTAAGIPDFRSPGTGLYSNLQGYDLPYPEAIFEITFFKEHPEPFFALARELYPGQFKPTLCHYFMRLLQDKGLLLRCYTQNIDTLERVAGLEPERLVEAHGSFFTSHCLRPGCRRQYGLPWMRERIFSSLVPKCEQCQGLVKPDIVFFGESLPSRFFTLLQSDFQQVDLLIIMGTSLQVQPFASLVSRVPINTPRLLINKEKTGQSDPLMSLMGFGCGMDFDSDKAYRDVAWLGECDKGCLELAELLGWKKELEELVRKEHAAIDAKATQGDKGKAVGGSQDPPPPSGDGTETPPH from the exons ATGGAGGGGCGCTCAGCCAATCAGCAGTGCCCCGCGGTGCACGCCGGGAGGTGTGGCTGTAAGAACGATGGAGAGGCGCTCAGCCAATCAGCGCTGCCCGCGCGGTGCATGCCGGGAGGTGTGGCCGTAAGTACGATGGAGGGGCGCTCAGCCATTCAGCGCTGCCCGCGCGGTGCACGCCGGGAGGTGTGGCGGGGCCTGGCGCCGCTGCCCATGGCCGAAGCGGACGGTGCCGGGGGGGGCCGGTGCCAGCGGCGGGGCCTTGGGGCCGAGGCCGAGCGGGACGCGGAGTCACCG GGCTCCGACCCCGGCGCTTCGGGGGACTCTGACA GCAGGAATGTCGTGTGCATGGTGGGCGCTGGGATTTCCACTG CCGCAGGGATCCCGGACTTCCGCTCGCCCGGCACCGGCCTTTACTCGAACCTGCAGGGCTATGACCTGCCCTACCCCGAGGCCATCTTCGAGATCACCTTCTTCAAG GAGCACCCTGAGCCTTTCTTTGCTCTGGCACGGGAGCTCTACCCGGGGCAGTTCAAG CCCACGCTGTGCCACTACTTCATGCGCCTGCTGCAAGACAaggggctgctgctgcgctGCTACACACAG aaCATCGACACGCTGGAGAgggtggcagggctggagcccgAGCGCCTCGTGGAGGCTCACGGCTCCTTCTTTACCTCCCACTGCCTGCGCCCGGGCTGCCGGCGCCAGTACGGGCTGCCCTGGATGAGGG AGCGCATCTTTTCCTCGCTGGTGCCCAAGTGTGAGCAGTGCCAGGGCCTGGTGAAACCTG ACATTGTGTTCTTCGGGGAGAGCCTCCCCTCGCGCTTCTTCACCCTCCTGCAGTCG gACTTCCAGCAGGTCGATCTGCTCATCATCATGGGCACCTCGCTGCAGGTCCAGCCCTTCGCCTCCCTTGTCAGCAG GGTCCCCATCAACACCCCCCGGCTCCTCATCAACAAGGAAAAGACCGGACAG AGTGACCCCCTTATGTCCCTCATGGGCTTTGGCTGTGGCATGGACTTTGATTCAGACAAGGCTTATAG GGACGTGGCTTGGCTGGGGGAGTGTGACAAGGGGTGCCTGGAGCTGGCGGAGCTGCTGGGATGGAAG aaggagctggaggagctggtgagGAAGGAACACGCTGCCATCGATGCCAAAGCCACCCAGGGGGACAAAGGCAAGGCCGTGGGGGGCAGCCAggacccccccccaccatctGGGGACGGCACTGAGACCCCCCCTCATTGA
- the SIRT2 gene encoding NAD-dependent protein deacetylase sirtuin-2 isoform X3 — translation MEGRSANQQCPAVHAGRCGCKNDGEALSQSALPARCMPGGVAVSTMEGRSAIQRCPRGARREVWRGLAPLPMAEADGAGGGRCQRRGLGAEAERDAESPGSDPGASGDSDMELLRSLLSRTLGLGGEKPEKVLEELTLEGVSRFLQSQRCRNVVCMVGAGISTAAGIPDFRSPGTGLYSNLQGYDLPYPEAIFEITFFKEHPEPFFALARELYPGQFKPTLCHYFMRLLQDKGLLLRCYTQNIDTLERVAGLEPERLVEAHGSFFTSHCLRPGCRRQYGLPWMRERIFSSLVPKCEQCQGLVKPDIVFFGESLPSRFFTLLQSDFQQVDLLIIMGTSLQVQPFASLVSRVPINTPRLLINKEKTGQSDPLMSLMGFGCGMDFDSDKAYRDVAWLGECDKGCLELAELLGWKKELEELVRKEHAAIDAKATQGDKGKAVGGSQDPPPPSGDGTETPPH, via the exons ATGGAGGGGCGCTCAGCCAATCAGCAGTGCCCCGCGGTGCACGCCGGGAGGTGTGGCTGTAAGAACGATGGAGAGGCGCTCAGCCAATCAGCGCTGCCCGCGCGGTGCATGCCGGGAGGTGTGGCCGTAAGTACGATGGAGGGGCGCTCAGCCATTCAGCGCTGCCCGCGCGGTGCACGCCGGGAGGTGTGGCGGGGCCTGGCGCCGCTGCCCATGGCCGAAGCGGACGGTGCCGGGGGGGGCCGGTGCCAGCGGCGGGGCCTTGGGGCCGAGGCCGAGCGGGACGCGGAGTCACCG GGCTCCGACCCCGGCGCTTCGGGGGACTCTGACA TGGAGCTGCTGCGGAGCCTCCTGTCCCGGACGCTGGGGCTGGGCGGGGAGAAGCCCGAGaaggtgctggaggagctgaCGTTGGAGGGAGTGAGCCGCTTCCTGCAGAGCCAGAGAT GCAGGAATGTCGTGTGCATGGTGGGCGCTGGGATTTCCACTG CCGCAGGGATCCCGGACTTCCGCTCGCCCGGCACCGGCCTTTACTCGAACCTGCAGGGCTATGACCTGCCCTACCCCGAGGCCATCTTCGAGATCACCTTCTTCAAG GAGCACCCTGAGCCTTTCTTTGCTCTGGCACGGGAGCTCTACCCGGGGCAGTTCAAG CCCACGCTGTGCCACTACTTCATGCGCCTGCTGCAAGACAaggggctgctgctgcgctGCTACACACAG aaCATCGACACGCTGGAGAgggtggcagggctggagcccgAGCGCCTCGTGGAGGCTCACGGCTCCTTCTTTACCTCCCACTGCCTGCGCCCGGGCTGCCGGCGCCAGTACGGGCTGCCCTGGATGAGGG AGCGCATCTTTTCCTCGCTGGTGCCCAAGTGTGAGCAGTGCCAGGGCCTGGTGAAACCTG ACATTGTGTTCTTCGGGGAGAGCCTCCCCTCGCGCTTCTTCACCCTCCTGCAGTCG gACTTCCAGCAGGTCGATCTGCTCATCATCATGGGCACCTCGCTGCAGGTCCAGCCCTTCGCCTCCCTTGTCAGCAG GGTCCCCATCAACACCCCCCGGCTCCTCATCAACAAGGAAAAGACCGGACAG AGTGACCCCCTTATGTCCCTCATGGGCTTTGGCTGTGGCATGGACTTTGATTCAGACAAGGCTTATAG GGACGTGGCTTGGCTGGGGGAGTGTGACAAGGGGTGCCTGGAGCTGGCGGAGCTGCTGGGATGGAAG aaggagctggaggagctggtgagGAAGGAACACGCTGCCATCGATGCCAAAGCCACCCAGGGGGACAAAGGCAAGGCCGTGGGGGGCAGCCAggacccccccccaccatctGGGGACGGCACTGAGACCCCCCCTCATTGA
- the SIRT2 gene encoding NAD-dependent protein deacetylase sirtuin-2 isoform X2: protein MEGRSANQQCPAVHAGRCGCKNDGEALSQSALPARCMPGGVAVSTMEGRSAIQRCPRGARREVWRGLAPLPMAEADGAGGGRCQRRGLGAEAERDAESPVGSRSIPAAALAAPSPPPLSSDPPGAVPQGSDPGASGDSDMELLRSLLSRTLGLGGEKPEKVLEELTLEGVSRFLQSQRCRNVVCMVGAGISTAAGIPDFRSPGTGLYSNLQGYDLPYPEAIFEITFFKEHPEPFFALARELYPGQFKPTLCHYFMRLLQDKGLLLRCYTQNIDTLERVAGLEPERLVEAHGSFFTSHCLRPGCRRQYGLPWMRDIVFFGESLPSRFFTLLQSDFQQVDLLIIMGTSLQVQPFASLVSRVPINTPRLLINKEKTGQSDPLMSLMGFGCGMDFDSDKAYRDVAWLGECDKGCLELAELLGWKKELEELVRKEHAAIDAKATQGDKGKAVGGSQDPPPPSGDGTETPPH, encoded by the exons ATGGAGGGGCGCTCAGCCAATCAGCAGTGCCCCGCGGTGCACGCCGGGAGGTGTGGCTGTAAGAACGATGGAGAGGCGCTCAGCCAATCAGCGCTGCCCGCGCGGTGCATGCCGGGAGGTGTGGCCGTAAGTACGATGGAGGGGCGCTCAGCCATTCAGCGCTGCCCGCGCGGTGCACGCCGGGAGGTGTGGCGGGGCCTGGCGCCGCTGCCCATGGCCGAAGCGGACGGTGCCGGGGGGGGCCGGTGCCAGCGGCGGGGCCTTGGGGCCGAGGCCGAGCGGGACGCGGAGTCACCGGTAGGCTCCCGGTCGATCCCAGCCGCTGCCCTCGCGGCGCCCTCCCCGCCGCCGTTGTCCTCTGACCCCCCTGGCGCTGTCCCGCAGGGCTCCGACCCCGGCGCTTCGGGGGACTCTGACA TGGAGCTGCTGCGGAGCCTCCTGTCCCGGACGCTGGGGCTGGGCGGGGAGAAGCCCGAGaaggtgctggaggagctgaCGTTGGAGGGAGTGAGCCGCTTCCTGCAGAGCCAGAGAT GCAGGAATGTCGTGTGCATGGTGGGCGCTGGGATTTCCACTG CCGCAGGGATCCCGGACTTCCGCTCGCCCGGCACCGGCCTTTACTCGAACCTGCAGGGCTATGACCTGCCCTACCCCGAGGCCATCTTCGAGATCACCTTCTTCAAG GAGCACCCTGAGCCTTTCTTTGCTCTGGCACGGGAGCTCTACCCGGGGCAGTTCAAG CCCACGCTGTGCCACTACTTCATGCGCCTGCTGCAAGACAaggggctgctgctgcgctGCTACACACAG aaCATCGACACGCTGGAGAgggtggcagggctggagcccgAGCGCCTCGTGGAGGCTCACGGCTCCTTCTTTACCTCCCACTGCCTGCGCCCGGGCTGCCGGCGCCAGTACGGGCTGCCCTGGATGAGGG ACATTGTGTTCTTCGGGGAGAGCCTCCCCTCGCGCTTCTTCACCCTCCTGCAGTCG gACTTCCAGCAGGTCGATCTGCTCATCATCATGGGCACCTCGCTGCAGGTCCAGCCCTTCGCCTCCCTTGTCAGCAG GGTCCCCATCAACACCCCCCGGCTCCTCATCAACAAGGAAAAGACCGGACAG AGTGACCCCCTTATGTCCCTCATGGGCTTTGGCTGTGGCATGGACTTTGATTCAGACAAGGCTTATAG GGACGTGGCTTGGCTGGGGGAGTGTGACAAGGGGTGCCTGGAGCTGGCGGAGCTGCTGGGATGGAAG aaggagctggaggagctggtgagGAAGGAACACGCTGCCATCGATGCCAAAGCCACCCAGGGGGACAAAGGCAAGGCCGTGGGGGGCAGCCAggacccccccccaccatctGGGGACGGCACTGAGACCCCCCCTCATTGA
- the NFKBIB gene encoding NF-kappa-B inhibitor beta, whose amino-acid sequence MAAAEAPPPPGDVKRAEAEEWCDSGLGSLGEGALGPLPASPGPDETAAPSAEPGAWLRHVLGFLTEDGDTALHLAVIHEHEAFLDSILQHTAGTEYLDLQNDLGQTALHLAVILGLESFVRKLRAAGAGLGAQERGGHTALHLACREGHPACARLLLSGHLPCTEPEARAQLDSVNYDGYTPLHVAVLRKDVEMVELLLSAGADLNKPEPSCGRSPLHLAVEAQSPEVAEVLLRAGADPGARMYVGYTALYSARHRPDPRLPPLLRRFGAQDPSSDEDGDSSDEEDEDEEEEEEEYDDIVINSGLCVD is encoded by the exons ATGGCGGCCGCGGAGGCGCCGCCGCCCCCGGGCGACGTGAAGCGGGCGGAGGCCGAGGAGTGGTGCGACAGCGGCCTGGGCTCGCTGGGCGAGGGGGCGCTGGGGCCGCTGCCCGCCAGCCCAGGGCCCGACGAGACCGCGGCCCCCAGCGCGGAGCCCGGCGCTTGGCTCCGGCACGTCCTGGGCTTCCTCACGGAGGACGGAGACAC ggCGCTGCACTTGGCCGTTATCCACGAGCACGAGGCGTTCCTGGACTCCATCCTGCAGCACACGGCGGGCACGGAGTACCTGGACCTGCAGAACGACCTGGGGCAG ACCGCGCTGCACCTCGCCGTCATCCTGGGCCTGGAGAGCTTCGTGCGGAAGCTGCGTGCGGCCGGCGCGGGGCTGGGGGCGCAGGAGCGGGGGGGGCACACGGCGCTGCACCTCGCGTGCCGAGAGGGGCACCCGGCCTGCGCCCGCCTCCTTCTCAGCGGGCACCTGCCCTGCACGGAGCCCGAGGCGAGAGCTCAGCTCGACAGTGTCAACTACGACG GTTACACCCCGCTGCACGTTGCGGTGCTGCGCAAGGACGTGGAGatggtggagctgctgctgagcgcCGGCGCCGACCTCAACAAACCG GAACCCAGCTGTGGCCGCAGCCCCCTGCACTTGGCAGTGGAAGCGCAGAGCCCGGAGGTGGCTGAGGTCCTGCTCCGCGCCGGAGCCGACCCCGGCGCCCGCATGTATGTGGGGTACACGGCTCTGTACAGCGCCCGGCACCGGCCCGATCCCCGCCTGCCCCCACTGCTGCGGCGCTTTGGGGCACAGGACCCCTCCAGCGACGAAGATGGGGACAGCAGCGAC gaggaagatgaagatgaggaagaggaggaagaggaatacGACGACATTGTCATCAACAGCGGCCTCTGCGTGGactga
- the SARS2 gene encoding serine--tRNA ligase, mitochondrial yields MAAPRALAAARRAAARGWRGAGGGGGGIGGPGGTGGPSPVRSRLYEHVREGRSARPQLEVSALSERELERRQGALRGRHLREIVQTWARLRDVRAAIARLEDEKGRVARGVRALMAAHDKETVEALPAYGALRARGRQIRLELQELLAQEASLDESFYLRALQLPNSTHPEVPIGDESQARVLEVVGEKPVFDFKPKGHLELGEGLDIIRQRRLSHVSGHRSYYLCGAAALLEHALVRFAMAKLLSKGFLPMTVPDLLRGAVFEGCGMQLHLSPSPVYSIDPARFEDLSLAGTAEVGIAGYFMDHAVRLQDLPIRVVCSSTCYRAETDTGREPWGLYRVHQFTKVEMFGVTAAESGAESGALLAEFLAMQKEIFSELGLHYRILDMPTEELGLPAYRKFDIEAWMPGRGKYGEISSASNCTDYQSRRLNIMYSDGAGQLRHAHTVNGTACAVSRMLIALLECNQLPDGRVRVPPALQPLVGLDVIPRPPAPRLRYIGPNQPGGGP; encoded by the exons ATGGCGGCGCCCAGGGCGCTGGCTGCGGCTCGGCGAGCGGCCGCTCGGGGGTGGCGCGGTGCTGGGGGGGGCGGTGGTGGGATCGGTGGTCCCGGTGGTACCGGGGGGCCGAGCCCGGTGCGAAGCCGCCTGTACGAGCACGTGCGCGAGGGCCGGAGCGCGCGGCCGCAGCTGGAGGTGTCGGCGCTGAGCGAGCGGGAGCTGGAGCGGCGGCAGGGGGCGCTGCGGGGCCGCCACCTGCGCGAGATC GTGCAGACGTGGGCTCGGCTGCGGGACGTTCGCGCTGCCATTGCCCGGCTGGAGGATGAGAAAGGACGAGTGGCCCGGGGGGTGCGGGCCCTGATG GCAGCCCATGACAAGGAGACAGTGGAGGCG CTTCCTGCCTATGGAGCGCTCCGGGCCCGCGGGCGCCAGATCcggctggagctgcaggagttGCTGGCCCAGGAGGCCTCCCTGGATGAGAGCTTCTACCTGagagccctgcagctccccaaCAGCACCCACCCCGAGGTG CCCATCGGGGACGAGAGCCAGGCCCGAGTGCTGGAGGTGGTGGGGGAGAAACCAG TGTTTGACTTCAAGCCGAAGGGGCACTTGGAGCTGGGCGAGGGCCTGGACATCATCCGGCAGCG GCGCCTTTCGCACGTCTCCGGCCATCGCTCCTATTACCTGTGCGGGGCTGCGGCGCTGCTGGAGCACGCCCTGGTTCGCTTCGCCATGGCCAAGCTGCTCAGCAAG GGCTTCCTCCCCATGACAGTCCCGGACCTGCTGCGCGGCGCTGTCTTT GAGGGCTGTGGGATGCAGCTGCACCTCAGCCCCTCGCCCGTGTACAGCATTGACCCGGCACGCTTCGAGGACCTGAGCCTGGCCGGGACGGCCGAGGTTGGCATTGCTG GGTACTTCATGGACCACGCGGTGCGGCTGCAGGATTTACCCATTAG GGTTGTCTGCTCCAGCACTTGCTACCGCGCTGAGACGGACACGGGGCGGGAGCCGTGGGGGCTGTACCGGGTGCACCAGTTCACCAAG GTGGAGATGTTTGGGGTGACGGCGGCTGAGAGCGGGGCCGAGAGCGGGGCGCTGCTGGCTGAGTTCCTGGCAATGCAGAAGGAGATCTTCTCCGAGCTGGGCCTCCATTACCG CATCCTGGACATGCCCACGGAGGAGCTGGGGCTCCCTGCCTACCGCAAGTTCGACATCGAGGCCTGGATGCCAGGACGGGGCAAATATGGGGAG ATCTCCAGTGCTTCCAACTGCACGGATTACCAGAGCCGGCGCCTCAACATCATGTACAGCGATGGGGCCGGGCAGCTGCGCCACGCACACACG GTGAATGGCACAGCCTGCGCTGTGTCCCGCATGCTCATCGCCCTCTTGGAGTGCAACCAGCTACCG GACGGCCGCGTGCGGGTGCCCCcggccctgcagcccctggtgGGGCTGGATGTGATCCCCCGGCCCCCAGCGCCACGCCTGCGCTACATTGGCCCCAACCAGCCCGGGGGGGGACCCTga